A genomic window from Camelus ferus isolate YT-003-E chromosome 9, BCGSAC_Cfer_1.0, whole genome shotgun sequence includes:
- the TSNAXIP1 gene encoding translin-associated factor X-interacting protein 1 isoform X7, with protein MRAEERYEISMLKKEKMNLLKLIDKKNEEKISLQSEVTKLRKNLAEEYLHYLSERDARKILIADLNELRYQREDMSLAQYPGIWGEDPVKLTVALKMARQDLTRMQMELNTMKANFGDVVPRRDFEMQEKTNKDLQEQLDSLKDDYEEVRKEHEMLLQLHMSTLRERDQFYAELQEIQRTSTPRPDWSKCEDVVAGGQDRWHVLAEGKNSDQLVDVLLEEIGEGLLREKDFFPGLGYGESIPAFLQFDGIVENKKPTKKDVVNILKDAWKERIAEEQKEKFSDFFFNFLERRFGPSDAMAWAYTIFEYIKLFHSNEVMSQFYAVLMGKRKESVYIKQKETIAQLLKEMTHADSQNEGLLTMEQLSTVLRSTFPFKKDEKIQELMEAGGWHPSSSNADLVNYRLLFMEDEEGQSVPFLQKLWEQYLNEKDEYLYELKQELGLELHDKVTLPKLHEALMTIDPSLDKQTLNGYLSQAFQFPVTELPEEGEEKEEGTVIQLQTALEQLQMSDVRRMGPREQEPAT; from the exons ATGAGGGCTGAGGAGAGATACGAAATCTCCATgttgaagaaagagaagatgaattTGCTAAAACTCATTGACAAAAAGAATGAGGAGAAGATCTCATTGCAGAGTGAG GTGACCAAACTGAGGAAGAACTTGGCTGAGGAGTACCTGCACTATCTCAGCGAGCGAGATGCCCGCAAGATCCTCATCGCAGACCTGAATGAGCTACGGTACCAGCGGGAAGACATGTCACTAGCTCAGTACCCAG GCATCTGGGGGGAGGACCCTGTGAAGTTAACAGTGGCTCTGAAGATGGCCCGGCAAGACCTGACCCGCATGCAGATGGAGCTCAACACCATGAAGGCCAACTTTGGAGATGTGGTGCCCAGGAGGGACTTTGAAATGCAGGAGAAGACCAACAAGGATCTGCAGGAGCAG CTGGACAGCCTGAAAGATGACTATGAGGAGGTCCGTAAGGAGCACGAGATGCTGCTGCAGTTGCACATGAGCACGCTGAGAGAGCGGGACCAGTTCTATGCTGAGCTGCAGGAGATCCAGCGCACCTCCACACCACGGCCTGACTGGTCCAAGTGCGAAG ATGTGGTGGCTGGGGGTCAAGATCGCTGGCATGTGCTGGCCGAAGGCAAGAACAGCGACCAGTTGGTTGACGTGCTCCTGGAGGAGATTGGCGAGGGTCTGCTCCGGGAGAAAGACTTCTTCCCTGGTTTG GGCTATGGTGAATCTATCCCTGCTTTCCTTCAGTTTGATGGCATTGTGGAGAACAAGAAGCCAACCAAGAAGGATGTGGTAAACATCCTCAAGGATGCCTGGAAGGAACGTATTGCTGAGGAGCAG AAAGAGAAGTTCTCagattttttcttcaatttcctgGAGCGTCGCTTTGGGCCTAGTGATGCCATGGCCTGGGCTTACACCATTTTTGAATATATCAAGCTCTTCCACTCCAATGAGGTCATGAGTCAATTCTATGCAGTCTTGATGGGAAAG aggaaagaaagtgtATACATCAAGCAGAAGGAGACAATAGCACAGCTGCTGAAGGAGATGACACATGCTGACAGTCAGAATGAGGGGCTACTAACCATGGAGCAGTTAAG CACTGTCCTCAGGAGCACCTTCCCCTTCAAGAAGGATGAGAAAATTCAGGAATTGATGGAGGCAGGGGGCTGGCATCCCAGCAGCAGCAATGCAGACTTGGTCAACTACCGCTTATTGTTTATGGAG GATGAGGAGGGCCAGAGCGTGCCCTTTCTGCAAAAGCTGTGGGAACAGTACCTGAATGAAAAGGATGAGTACTTATACGAGCTGAAGCAGGAactgggcctggaact CCATGATAAGGTGACTCTGCCTAAATTACATGAGGCCCTGATGACCATTGATCCCAGCCTAGACAAGCAGACCCTGAATGGCTATTTGAGCCAGGCCTTCCAGTTCCCTGTGACAGAACTGCCAGAAGAgggtgaggaaaaggaagagggcaCTGTGATACAGCTCCAGACTGCACTGGAACAGCTTCAGATGAGTGACGTTAGGCGTATGGGGCCTCGAGAGCAGGAACCTGCAACCTAA
- the TSNAXIP1 gene encoding translin-associated factor X-interacting protein 1 isoform X8, translated as MSLAQYPGIWGEDPVKLTVALKMARQDLTRMQMELNTMKANFGDVVPRRDFEMQEKTNKDLQEQLDSLKDDYEEVRKEHEMLLQLHMSTLRERDQFYAELQEIQRTSTPRPDWSKCEDVVAGGQDRWHVLAEGKNSDQLVDVLLEEIGEGLLREKDFFPGLGYGESIPAFLQFDGIVENKKPTKKDVVNILKDAWKERIAEEQKEKFSDFFFNFLERRFGPSDAMAWAYTIFEYIKLFHSNEVMSQFYAVLMGKRKESVYIKQKETIAQLLKEMTHADSQNEGLLTMEQLSTVLRSTFPFKKDEKIQELMEAGGWHPSSSNADLVNYRLLFMEDEEGQSVPFLQKLWEQYLNEKDEYLYELKQELGLELHDKVTLPKLHEALMTIDPSLDKQTLNGYLSQAFQFPVTELPEEGEEKEEGTVIQLQTALEQLQMSDVRRMGPREQEPAT; from the exons ATGTCACTAGCTCAGTACCCAG GCATCTGGGGGGAGGACCCTGTGAAGTTAACAGTGGCTCTGAAGATGGCCCGGCAAGACCTGACCCGCATGCAGATGGAGCTCAACACCATGAAGGCCAACTTTGGAGATGTGGTGCCCAGGAGGGACTTTGAAATGCAGGAGAAGACCAACAAGGATCTGCAGGAGCAG CTGGACAGCCTGAAAGATGACTATGAGGAGGTCCGTAAGGAGCACGAGATGCTGCTGCAGTTGCACATGAGCACGCTGAGAGAGCGGGACCAGTTCTATGCTGAGCTGCAGGAGATCCAGCGCACCTCCACACCACGGCCTGACTGGTCCAAGTGCGAAG ATGTGGTGGCTGGGGGTCAAGATCGCTGGCATGTGCTGGCCGAAGGCAAGAACAGCGACCAGTTGGTTGACGTGCTCCTGGAGGAGATTGGCGAGGGTCTGCTCCGGGAGAAAGACTTCTTCCCTGGTTTG GGCTATGGTGAATCTATCCCTGCTTTCCTTCAGTTTGATGGCATTGTGGAGAACAAGAAGCCAACCAAGAAGGATGTGGTAAACATCCTCAAGGATGCCTGGAAGGAACGTATTGCTGAGGAGCAG AAAGAGAAGTTCTCagattttttcttcaatttcctgGAGCGTCGCTTTGGGCCTAGTGATGCCATGGCCTGGGCTTACACCATTTTTGAATATATCAAGCTCTTCCACTCCAATGAGGTCATGAGTCAATTCTATGCAGTCTTGATGGGAAAG aggaaagaaagtgtATACATCAAGCAGAAGGAGACAATAGCACAGCTGCTGAAGGAGATGACACATGCTGACAGTCAGAATGAGGGGCTACTAACCATGGAGCAGTTAAG CACTGTCCTCAGGAGCACCTTCCCCTTCAAGAAGGATGAGAAAATTCAGGAATTGATGGAGGCAGGGGGCTGGCATCCCAGCAGCAGCAATGCAGACTTGGTCAACTACCGCTTATTGTTTATGGAG GATGAGGAGGGCCAGAGCGTGCCCTTTCTGCAAAAGCTGTGGGAACAGTACCTGAATGAAAAGGATGAGTACTTATACGAGCTGAAGCAGGAactgggcctggaact CCATGATAAGGTGACTCTGCCTAAATTACATGAGGCCCTGATGACCATTGATCCCAGCCTAGACAAGCAGACCCTGAATGGCTATTTGAGCCAGGCCTTCCAGTTCCCTGTGACAGAACTGCCAGAAGAgggtgaggaaaaggaagagggcaCTGTGATACAGCTCCAGACTGCACTGGAACAGCTTCAGATGAGTGACGTTAGGCGTATGGGGCCTCGAGAGCAGGAACCTGCAACCTAA
- the TSNAXIP1 gene encoding translin-associated factor X-interacting protein 1 isoform X9: protein MARQDLTRMQMELNTMKANFGDVVPRRDFEMQEKTNKDLQEQLDSLKDDYEEVRKEHEMLLQLHMSTLRERDQFYAELQEIQRTSTPRPDWSKCEDVVAGGQDRWHVLAEGKNSDQLVDVLLEEIGEGLLREKDFFPGLGYGESIPAFLQFDGIVENKKPTKKDVVNILKDAWKERIAEEQKEKFSDFFFNFLERRFGPSDAMAWAYTIFEYIKLFHSNEVMSQFYAVLMGKRKESVYIKQKETIAQLLKEMTHADSQNEGLLTMEQLSTVLRSTFPFKKDEKIQELMEAGGWHPSSSNADLVNYRLLFMEDEEGQSVPFLQKLWEQYLNEKDEYLYELKQELGLELHDKVTLPKLHEALMTIDPSLDKQTLNGYLSQAFQFPVTELPEEGEEKEEGTVIQLQTALEQLQMSDVRRMGPREQEPAT from the exons ATGGCCCGGCAAGACCTGACCCGCATGCAGATGGAGCTCAACACCATGAAGGCCAACTTTGGAGATGTGGTGCCCAGGAGGGACTTTGAAATGCAGGAGAAGACCAACAAGGATCTGCAGGAGCAG CTGGACAGCCTGAAAGATGACTATGAGGAGGTCCGTAAGGAGCACGAGATGCTGCTGCAGTTGCACATGAGCACGCTGAGAGAGCGGGACCAGTTCTATGCTGAGCTGCAGGAGATCCAGCGCACCTCCACACCACGGCCTGACTGGTCCAAGTGCGAAG ATGTGGTGGCTGGGGGTCAAGATCGCTGGCATGTGCTGGCCGAAGGCAAGAACAGCGACCAGTTGGTTGACGTGCTCCTGGAGGAGATTGGCGAGGGTCTGCTCCGGGAGAAAGACTTCTTCCCTGGTTTG GGCTATGGTGAATCTATCCCTGCTTTCCTTCAGTTTGATGGCATTGTGGAGAACAAGAAGCCAACCAAGAAGGATGTGGTAAACATCCTCAAGGATGCCTGGAAGGAACGTATTGCTGAGGAGCAG AAAGAGAAGTTCTCagattttttcttcaatttcctgGAGCGTCGCTTTGGGCCTAGTGATGCCATGGCCTGGGCTTACACCATTTTTGAATATATCAAGCTCTTCCACTCCAATGAGGTCATGAGTCAATTCTATGCAGTCTTGATGGGAAAG aggaaagaaagtgtATACATCAAGCAGAAGGAGACAATAGCACAGCTGCTGAAGGAGATGACACATGCTGACAGTCAGAATGAGGGGCTACTAACCATGGAGCAGTTAAG CACTGTCCTCAGGAGCACCTTCCCCTTCAAGAAGGATGAGAAAATTCAGGAATTGATGGAGGCAGGGGGCTGGCATCCCAGCAGCAGCAATGCAGACTTGGTCAACTACCGCTTATTGTTTATGGAG GATGAGGAGGGCCAGAGCGTGCCCTTTCTGCAAAAGCTGTGGGAACAGTACCTGAATGAAAAGGATGAGTACTTATACGAGCTGAAGCAGGAactgggcctggaact CCATGATAAGGTGACTCTGCCTAAATTACATGAGGCCCTGATGACCATTGATCCCAGCCTAGACAAGCAGACCCTGAATGGCTATTTGAGCCAGGCCTTCCAGTTCCCTGTGACAGAACTGCCAGAAGAgggtgaggaaaaggaagagggcaCTGTGATACAGCTCCAGACTGCACTGGAACAGCTTCAGATGAGTGACGTTAGGCGTATGGGGCCTCGAGAGCAGGAACCTGCAACCTAA